In the Acipenser ruthenus unplaced genomic scaffold, fAciRut3.2 maternal haplotype, whole genome shotgun sequence genome, one interval contains:
- the LOC131727560 gene encoding reticulon-4 receptor-like 2: SVSVWLLLWLAVCSPSPAYSCPRLCVCYHSPMAVSCQSQNFSAVPAGIPYDSQRVFLQNNRITELRAQSFGFQTQVLWLYSNNISSIKPDSFSDMRDLEELDLGDNPSLRTLHPDSFRGLDKLQSLHIYRCQLGTLPGNIFKKLYSLQFLYLQDNLLQHIQDNLFSDLVNLTHLFLHGNRIRVLSENVFRGLVNLDRLLLHENRVRQVNRKAFRDLGHLTTLFLFNNALTDLAASALSDLSSLQFLRLNGNPWSCSCQARPLWEWFRQVRISSSELLCAGPEERKGLDLRFLREIDFAPCPMMPYYPRARVTYTFSTRTRWWFPKSGKASGGNSDKSKGLDGKKGQQQDNSYISPDKSQTKSYEAESTLTKVKEQDYWEKYENEDSTIRCYKLDCLKEANGKSRGVCPDASLFLLSLSLTLTLSLSLTLHFLFPETM, from the exons tcggtgtctgtctggctgttgctctggctggcagtctgctcccctagccctgcctattcctgccccaggctgtgtgtctgttaccACTCCCCGATGGCggtcagctgccagtctcagaacTTCTCGGCGGTGCCGGCCGGCATTCCCTACGACAGCCAGAGAGTGTTCCTCCAAAACAACCGCATCACAGAGCTGCGGGCGCAGTCCTTCGGCTTCCAGACACAG gTCCTGTGGCTCTACTCCAACAACATCAGCTCCATCAAACCCGATTCCTTCAGCGACATGCGAGATCTGGAGGAGCTGGACCTGGGGGATAACCCCTCCCTGCGCACCCTCCACCCTGACTCCTTCCGGGGGCTGGACaagctgcagagcctgcacatataccgctgccagctggggaccctgcccggaaacatcttcaaaaaactctacagcctgcagttcctttacctgcaggacaacctgctgcaacacatccag gacAATCTCTTCTCAGACCTGGTGAATCTCACTCACCTCTTCCTCCACGGCAACCGAATCCGAGTCCTGTCTGAAAATGTCTTCAGAGGGCTGGTCAACCTGGACAGGCTCCTCCTCCACGAGAACCGAGTGCGACAGGTCAACCGCAAAGCCTTCAGGGACCTGGGTCACCTCACCACCCTGTTCCTCTTCAACAACGCCCTAACAGACCTCGCTGCTTCGGCCCTCTCCGATCTCTCATCCCTGCAGTTCCTCAGACTCAACGGAAACCCCTGGAGCTGCTCCTGCCAGGCCCGCCCTCTCTGGGAATGGTTCCGTCAGGTCCGGATCTCCAGCTCCGAGCTCCTCTGCGCCGGTCCCGAGGAGAGGAAAGGTCTAGATTTGAGGTTCTTGAGAGAAATCGATTTCGCTCCCTGCCCCATGATGCCTTACTATCCGAGAGCCCGCGTCACTTACACCTTCAGCACCAGAACGAGATGGTGGTTCCCCAAATCGGGCAAGGCAAGCGGGGGGAATTCGGACAAATCTAAAGGCTTGGATGGAAAGAAAGGACAACAGCAAGACAACAGTTACATCAGTCCagataaaagtcaaaccaaaAGTTACGAAGCTGAGTCCACATTGACGAAAGTTAAAGAGCAAGACTACTGGGAGAAATATGAAAACGAAGACTCCACTATTCGTTGTTACAAGTTGGATTGTTTGAAAGAAGCAAATGGGAAATCCAGAGGCGTTTGTCCAGACGcgtccctctttctcctctctctctccctcactctcaccctctccctctctctcacccttcactttctttttcctgaaaccatgtga